In the genome of Vicia villosa cultivar HV-30 ecotype Madison, WI linkage group LG7, Vvil1.0, whole genome shotgun sequence, one region contains:
- the LOC131617456 gene encoding uncharacterized protein LOC131617456, with amino-acid sequence MCPLRLILIFLSATLAAFFVLRNLRSQPQPQLTELDKENEDEGITETDTSDSAKTMLNAPSKSKVKVALESGFWIFVDMASGRYLWRQMVQSSSKE; translated from the exons ATGTGTCCTCTCAGACTCATTCTCATATTCTTGTCTGCTACTCTTGCTGCTTTTTTTGTCCTCAGAAACCTTAGATCTCAACCTCAACCTCAGCTAACTGAGTtggataaagaaaatgaagatgaaggtATCACAGAAACAGATACCTCGGATTCTGCTAAAACAATGTTAAATGCACCTTCTAAATCCAAG GTTAAGGTTGCATTGGAATCTGGGTTTTGGATATTTGTTGACATGGCTTCTGGTCGTTATCTATGGAGGCAGATGGTCCAATCCTCTTCAAAGGAATAA
- the LOC131620821 gene encoding cytochrome P450 71D11-like, whose product MDSQNFDLLPLLSLFLFILIALNIVRNLKKKGSSPNLPPGPWKLPIIGHIHHLVTSTPHRKLRDLAKIHGPLMQLQLGEIFAVVVSSPEYAKEILKIHDIKFASRPKILAAEILSYGCTNISFSPYGNYWRKLRKICTMELLTQKRVSSFQSIREEVFVNLIKRIDSQQGVPINVTQLVVSSTFAIITEAALGKNCKVQEELAALGNGESVAGGFDIGELFPSAKWLQVVSGLRPKLERLHRQVDELLEKVIVEHKEAKLKASQGQGDEGEEDLVDVLLNFQGGNDGDEDIYLTDNNIKAIIMDMFGAGGETSASTIVWAMSELIKDPRVMKKAQDEVREIFNMRGKVGENYINELEYLKCIVKETLRLHPPAPLLLPRECMQECQIDGYHIPIKTKVIVNAWAIGRDPRYWAEPERFYPERFIGSSIDYKGGSFEYIPFGAGRRMCPGMTFGLINVELALALLLYHFDWKLPNGMKGEDLDMSEQFGATIKKRDDLYLIPTAPIPSVIR is encoded by the exons ATGGATTCTCAAAATTTTGATCTATTACCCCTTCTCTCCCTTTTCCTCTTCATCCTTATAGCACTAAATATTGTGAGAAATCTAAAGAAAAAAGGCTCATCTCCAAACCTACCTCCAGGACCATGGAAGCTACCTATTATAGGACACATACACCATCTAGTTACCTCTACACCACATAGAAAACTAAGAGACTTGGCCAAAATACATGGACCCTTGATGCAACTACAGCTTGGAGAGATCTTTGCAGTTGTTGTTTCCTCACCAGAGTATGCTAAGGAGATACTTAAAATCCATGATATTAAATTTGCATCTAGACCTAAGATTCTTGCAGCGGAAATATTATCATATGGTTGCACAAATATTTCTTTTTCCCCTTATGGAAATTATTGGAGGAAGTTAAGAAAAATATGCACAATGGAGCTTTTAACTCAAAAGCGTGTGAGTTCATTTCAGTCCATAAGAGAAGAAGTGTTCGTGAATCTCATCAAAAGGATTGATTCACAGCAAGGAGTACCCATCAATGTTACTCAACTTGTGGTTTCATCAACTTTTGCTATTATTACAGAGGCTGCACTTGGCAAGAACTGCAAAGTGCAAGAAGAGCTTGCGGCTTTGGGAAATGGAGAATCTGTTGCGGGAGGTTTTGATATAGGTGAACTGTTTCCGTCTGCTAAATGGCTTCAAGTTGTTTCGGGTTTGAGGCCGAAACTTGAGAGGTTGCATAGACAAGTTGATGAGTTGCTTGAAAAGGTTATTGTTGAACATAAGGAAGCAAAGTTGAAAGCAAGTCAAGGCCAAGGtgatgaaggagaagaagatcTTGTAGATGTTCTTCTAAATTTTCAGGGTGGTAATGATGGTGATGAAGATATATACTTAACTGACAACAACATCAAGGCTATAATCATG GACATGTTTGGTGCTGGAGGTGAAACATCAGCTTCTACTATAGTTTGGGCAATGTCAGAGTTGATAAAAGatccaagagtgatgaagaaaGCTCAAGATGAAGTGAGAGAAATCTTCAACATGAGAGGAAAAGTTGGTGAAAACTATATTAATGAGCTAGAATATTTGAAGTGTATTGTGAAAGAGACATTAAGATTACACCCTCCAGCTCCTCTTTTACTTCCAAGAGAATGCATGCAAGAATGTCAGATAGATGGTTATCATATACCAATAAAAACCAAAGTGATTGTTAATGCATGGGCAATAGGAAGAGATCCAAGGTATTGGGCTGAACCAGAGAGATTCTATCCAGAGAGATTCATTGGTAGCTCTATTGACTACAAAGGTGGTAGTTTTGAGTACATTCCTTTTGGTGCTGGAAGAAGAATGTGCCCAGGGATGACATTTGGTTTGATAAATGTTGAGCTAGCTCTTGCATTGTTGTTATATCACTTTGATTGGAAGCTTCCCAATGGAATGAAAGGTGAAGATTTGGATATGAGTGAGCAATTTGGAGCTACCATCAAAAAAAGAGATGATTTGTACTTGATACCCACTGCTCCTATTCCTTCCGTAATAAGATAA